DNA from Eubalaena glacialis isolate mEubGla1 chromosome 2, mEubGla1.1.hap2.+ XY, whole genome shotgun sequence:
CCCCGGCTTCCTCTCGCCTCGGCCGGCCTGTCTCTCcgccctctccctccgtctctcttCCTCCGAGCACACCGATTAGGCTGCCGCCAGACCTCGGCTCTCAGCTTGTCTCTCACCGGGGGTGGCCCGCGGGGCTGGGGTTGCGGGGTTGGGGGGAAAGCGGTTCCGGGGTGGCCACAGGCCGTCCAGGGTGAACCCTGGTGTCTTTTGCAAAAGCGTctcaccctccccccagcctcgcCCCTCCCGCTCCCTCTCCTCcaatcaattaaaaatatcagCCGTTTAGCAGTAAGGAAGAAAGATGCCCCCAGAATGCTCCATCCCTCCCATCGTGCCGGGGACCGCGAGGCAAAGCGGCCAATTCTGGGTCCTCGGCCGCCCAGCCCGGAGTGGGCCTCCGAGGCCAGTGTGCCGCCCTGGCCGCCAGAGCTTGCCTGGGTGGTGATTTGAGAGGAGTGCAGCCGGGCTCCCGGCGACTCCCAGGTCTGTGGCCCTAGCGCGCTGCTGAGAGGGGCAGGCCTGCCTGTTCCTGCGCCCTGCGGGTTCTGGGTCAGGTGGGGGTCGGGCTGGGGCAGACCCTGCCGGGGGAGCAGCGGAACGAAGCTGGTCATTAACTGCGGCGtgtctcctttcctccctgcAGCGGTGCAGAGGGGCAGGATGCCGCCCACCCAGCCGACCCACGGGCAGTTTGCGCTGACCAACGGGGACCCCCTCAACTGCCACTCGTACCTGTCCGGATATATTTCTCTGCTGCTGCGCGCCGAACCCTATCCCACGTCGCGCTTCGGCAGCCAGTGCATGCAGCCCAACAACATCATGGGCATCGAGAACATTTGCGAACTGGCCGCGCGGATGCTCTTCAGCGCCGTCGAGTGGGCCCGGAACATCCCCTTCTTCCCTGACCTGCAGATCACCGACCAGGTGGCCCTGCTTCGCCTCACCTGGAGCGAGCTGTTCGTGCTGAACGCGGcacagtgctccatgcccctCCACGTCGCCCCGCTACTGGCCGCCGCCGGCCTACACGCCTCGCCCATGTCCGCCGACCGGGTGGTCGCCTTTATGGACCACATACGGATCTTCCAAGAGCAAGTGGAGAAGCTCAAAGCGCTGCACGTCGACTCCGCCGAGTACAGCTGCCTCAAGGCCATAGTCCTGTTCACCTCAGGTAGGGAGGAGCCCTGCCCTCTCATGCCCAAGCGCTCCTAGCTCAGAGTTAGGGCCTAAACTCTTCGGAGCCCCCAGAACTAGCCCAGCCTCCCCCTTAAAAAGCCAAACTGTCTGTGCAACTTGGAATGGGAACTTCGCATAGCTGTTGGGGCCCCACCAGGCCTgtcctggggagaggggagaggatgggAAGGCTGGGTTGCAAGAAGGATGCTTCAGACACAGACTCAAAATAGGCCATGGGGAAGCCTCTCAGGCCTGTTCCCCTCCCACCAGACTAGGATGCATGCTTCTGCTCCCTCCCTTAGCTCAGGCCCTCTGGGCCAGCTGAGCCTGTGGAATCTCCTCTACCCCATGGCTTTCTCTGTCACCCTGGCTGAGCCTCTAGAAGATGCCTCTAGGCACTGGAGCAGTCCTGGTATCATCCCTGCAGGGGAAAGTTTGCCCCTGCAGCGGAAAAGTTTGCCTGCTAATTCAGTAGGAGTTGGAGCTCCAGGCACATCCAACCTGAGGGCAGCAATtttcaaaatcatatttttattaaaacaatgcAGACTGCCAGGAGAGGGGAAAGAGCTGTcagaaaggggaagaggaagaaaggggcCATCATAACTCTTCAGAATGCCTGTAGGGGATTGAGGACACTGGCCTCTCGCTTCCTCTGCCCAGGCAAACAGTTAAGGCAATTTTCAAACAACCCAAAGTGTATGCCAACTTGGGCTGGGTATGAGTATTGCTGGAGCTATAAAACCATCATTGACTGCATTATGAAATCTAATTAGTTTGCAGGTAGTTTAATCTGTGTGAGTAATAGACCTAATATTAATTAACTCTTGAGGCCAAACGATTGTTGAAGGTGTCTGGCTTACCACTTTGGGCCACACCTGAGCCTTTTGGCTGCCTCCAGGCTGAGTTCAGCAGAGCCCAGGTGGGTGGAAATCACCCCTTCCACATTCCTGTTCTAAGTTGTCAGCTGATCCCTTTGTCACGGCTGAGAGGGGAAGGGGTTCCCAGTTCAGGATAACAAACATCTGGACCTGGGTAGGGCTTGGAACCTAGTCACCCACTGCAGGTTTTGCAGCTTGTAATCAGGACACGAGGAGAGCTGTGGAATTCCTGTGGCAGACAAAAAGATCCACAGTCTCTTCCTTACTGTTCCAAGAAATTCTGGGGGCCCAAATCATTAGCTGAATCTATTTCAGGTTCTGAGTCCTTAACTCACTGCCTTTTACATATTGCTGCTCTTCACATAAAATCCACTGCCTCCACTGCCACCCCAAATTCTGCCTTTGAAAGTCCTTAGGTAGTCAATTAAAGGACAGTGTCTGGGCAAGGAAGAGCTGTATGCAGAGGCTTGGATCTGGATTATTTTTCTCGGGGGACCTGTCATAACTAGAACATTTGCCTGATGCAGAGGTACAGGCAGGATCTTCCCCTAGCCTATAGCCACCTTCACCCCTTCCCAAAACCCTAACCCAGCCCAAGTTCCCAGACCATCtgggtggtggttcatttctTGATATCCTTGTTAGCTCTTAGACTTACCCTTGGTCTTCCAAGGAAAGAAATGTCTGATACTGTCGTAACAGTTTAATGTATTACTATTTGCAAAATGTAGAGGCCTGTGTGGAGAATGCAAATCACCTCACAAAGAGATAAAGCTTCCTGTTATCTGATTCTGAGACAGTCCGCTGTAAGAAGGAGTCCTATGCAAACAAATCTGTTAATTCTTGATCACAGACACCAATGCATTCTGTATACATGCAAAGTCCTAGATCCACACATGAGGAGATTGTGTGTTCTGTTTCTTGGGGTGGACGTGGTGGCAGCTCTTTTTGAATACCTGCTTTAAGAATTCACAGTATGCATGTGTTAGCCCTCGTCTTGCCTGGGGAGCCCCCAAAGGTCAGGTCACAACCTGCACCGCCTTCACTGAGAAGCCTCTCATTTCAAAGGCACTTATTGTATTTTCACGTATCCgaaaaagaaaagtgttttcCTGAAGATAACGGGGAGGGGTCTCTTCTTGGAGGGacctgggtttaaaaaaaaaaataaggggggggggtggtaggagaaaaagggagagagaagaaaaggagggaaaagaaacagcTCAAATGAACAGAGAGATCACAGTTTGCATGGCTGCCCTTCAATAGGCTAAACTGACAAGATCAGTTTTAAAGGGCCACTTAAATCAGTTTCAAAGACTGGAGAAAAATGAGTTGCCCTCTTTGGGGAGAATCTGAGGCTGGGTCGTGGGCGCCATTACCCGGGGTTGGGCCAGGTtgttgcccccccccccactataTAATTATAAGCCAAACTATTATTtacagaggaggagggggaggagcacTGGCAGTtttggtttcatctgtttgtctgtctgtttaCTGACCTGGGCCAGATTTACCCAATGCACTTTGCTTGGGCCTCCCAGTGACCAAGCCTGAGGACTCAGACAAGGAAAGCCTGCAATGCATTgagctgtgttttattttaaagcaaatacccCAGGACCATCTCTTGCggtccccgccccccccaaacccccccccaccccagttttcAGTATGTAGGCATTTGCTCCAACTCCGGTTGGGGCAGTTTGACAGAGCACTGTACACACACCTCAtgtgacccatttcagacctctTAATCTGATGACTGAATTCttcgtcttcttttttttttttaaactttcttccagATGCCTGTGGTCTCTCTGATGTAGCCCATGTGGAAAGCTTGCAGGAAAAGTCCCAGTGTGCTTTGGAAGAATACGTTAGGAGCCAGTACCCCAACCAACCAACGCGATTCGGAAAGCTTTTGCTTCGCCTCCCTTCCCTCCGCACGGTCTCCTCCTCAGTCATAGAGCAATTGTTTTTCGTCCGTTTGGTAGGTAAAACCCCCATCGAAACCCTCATCCGGGATATGTTACTGTCCGGCAGCAGTTTTAACTGGCCGTATATggcaattcaataaataaataaatcaagataagAAGGGggagtgaaacagagagaaagaaaaggcaaaagacTGGTTTGTTTGCTTAAATTCCTTCTATTAAGAAAGGATATAAAAGGATGTTACAAGTTTGCTAAAAGAAGAGAGGGGAAGAATTTAATGGACTgtgaatttccaaaaaaaaaaagactgtcaaaTGAACTTTTAcagaatgcattaaaaaaaaacaaaaaaacaaaaactcctgtGTCGGTCAGAACAACTTGCTACTTATCATTTTTGTATAAAAAGGAaattagtctttttctttttttggtaaattttggaaaaatattgctaaaagtGCATTTAAGGAGATTGGGAGAAAATTAGCAGAATGGAGAaagtaagtcttttttttcccaaattattAATTGTCCTGTGTCTATGTACCTCTAGCTGttcttttttgtacttttctggTTCCAAACCAGTTTATTCTGTGGTTCTATAATAAGTTTTGATATAATCTTGGCTTCTTAAAAACTGTGTATCCTTAAAATATATGTTCTGCAAGAATTAAAACTCAGTCCATGAAAATATCATAGGAAgacataaaactttaaaaggcAACTCAAAGATGATGGAAACGCACTTACAAGTGGTGACCAAAAATTTTAGGTGAAGTTGAGCACTCTAATTTGAGAACTGGAGGAACCACATACAACACTTAACTTCCCctaccctgccccccccccaaaaaaagataccATGACAaacctagctttttaaaaatattttaagaaagagaaTGAACTGTGGAATTTATTGGCAGCCAAGGAATGTGTCCAAGACACATGCTGAGGTTTTGAATAAAAAGTGAACTTTTGTAATTTGAATTGGGTCCCGCTTAGTTCTTGAATTGTTATGAAAATCCTatatctgtttgtatatttgcaAACCCTTTGTATTATAATTGttgatattttccctttttaaaaaataccattgaaaTCAGCATGACAAAATAACACTGTTGGCACTTATAGGTAACGTGATTGATTCAGTATCTTAGAGTTTAcagtttgtgttttaaaaaaactgaaggtttttttttaagtgcaacaTTTCTGTATACTGTAAAAGTTATAATAACTGAACTGTTTGGTCGAGTCTTTGTGTGTTATATTCCAAGGAAAATTGAAAGtattcagaaattaaaatattatttgatatCTGAAACCTGTTTGGCTGTCCCCACTCACTGTCTTTCCTTCGAGAAGCCCCTGTGAGCTCTCACTGAGCTGGGCCGGGGGCTCTATTTGTTTACTCCCCTCAGCCAGTTTGTTCAAAGGTAGACTAGTGTATTTGCCTGTTtaatttgggtgtgtgtgtggggggagctGAAGTTAATGGTTTATCTATGGTTTAGGAAGTGCCATACTGATATAGTAAACCACCCCCATTCACCTAAtccttcttttaattaaaaatggattttccaggaaaaaaaaaaaaggcccttaTATTTGTCACACTTAAGTGCCTGCTTAGGGAAGGTATTGTGAAAAGTATTAGAAATCTTGAGATCAGTATCTATTTTATGATCAGGAAAAAATACTGTTTTGTACATTTCTGACAGTTACGCAGAAGACCGTTCAAGCAAGCTATCACAGCCTTGTAAATAGAAGGCAGTTGTTTGCAATGAGTTTTTCCTTAAGtaggtgtgatttttaaaaatattctgtggtTCTCATCTAGTGTGGTTGTTGAGAGGATTTCAAATTCAGTGATATAGCTTAGAGCGGCTGAagggtttatttttaatgtatatatgatAACTTGCAGTTggccttcctcccccctccccccgtacGTTCATTCTGTGAGAGCATGACCACAGGTCAAGGGAATCTTTTCCATTGGAGTTCTGTACCTAAAAACACATCGACATTTTGACATTTCAGATTGTGTAGATGCAGTCTGTACTGCTCTTGGGATCCTTTGTCCTTAAAAGCCaaattaagaaaaggaagagaaagaaagaaaaagagaaagaaagaaggaaactttaCAGGGTGTGTGGATTTGGAAGTATCTTGTTTTGgagtcttttcctctttctcttttcctggttCGGAGGAAGCTCGGTGTGTGGGAGCTTTTGCAATTCTTGTTCCTATTGAGGCTTTGCAGCAGCCCCACCACTATCCCGTGCCGTGGTTTGATTTTAAAAGGGGGTGGTGGGTAAGGGGATGTGAAAGAAAAGGGATCATTTTGTAAAGTGTATTAAACTTTGATACTCAGTTCCAGTCAATACATGTAGACCAGAAAAATCTGTCTGATTTGTGCATTTGAGCGGAGTTCTCCATCTGACCCTCAGCTTCTTTCtgtagatatatacatacataaatataactATGTTCTTATGGCAGAACATCGCTGACTTCTAGATCGAGGTtttgtaggttgttttttttctcctcttgcaAGTGCTATCCATGTGAGTGTGTGAAGTTTCTCTAATAAGTAAAACACAGGCccttttccttgtttgttttgtgttagtTTATTGTAAACAGCCATTTGTTGTAAATTATTATTGgcattaaattataatttatgatTTTCAAAGCAAAAGACAGTCCCTGTTTTATTATGCTTTAAGCATGTGTTCTAGACGTTGGAAATCTCTCTCTCACTCTAAGTTTCAGCAGTGAGCTTGGGGTCTGCGAGGCAGAAAAACAGGACCAAAATTTTTTCAAACGGTTAAAACAAAACCCCTTGTATATGTTTAGAGTGGCCGGAGGAGGATCTGTTTAGAGTCTTGAGTTTGGTTTAAGTTTATTGCATTTaaagaaagtttttcttttcacGCTGAGTTAGAACAAAAGATCTTTGCTGCGACTGAATTGGACAAAAGACGAGGGCTGGGACCCAGCGAGTGCGTTCTGTGTGAAATTGACGAGATCTTTAAAAAAGCTGCTAAACATGGCGACTCTTTCCCTTTAAGTGTCTCTTTTTccttgctggtttttttttttttttttcctccatctgATCTGAGCTcgctttatttcttttcccaacCCCGCTCCCCCTCCTCCTGTTGGTGCTCGGGGGAGTGAGAGAACCCAGTTAGAGGCGAGATGCAACAATAgtctgaggagggagagagagagagagagagggagggagagggtcgGTCGCTGCTTCTCGACACTTTCAAACAAACCTGGGGGAAGACTAAGCTGGGGGGGGGGGACGGTGAATTCTAGCCTGTTCGCTCGGCTCGCGGTCGCCCTGCCTCGGCCTTTCACCAAGAGTTCTCTCTGGGCCGCCAGGGGCTGGGGCTCAAAGTTAGCGGGCGACGTCCGGGGCTGGTTCCGCGGAGACCGCTGGGTTAGCATCCGGCAGGCTGCGGGGACGGTAGCCTGGAGTTGGCAGCAGCTGCGGAGAAGTGCCtgccccccccagcccccgccccccacttACGTGCGGCGGAATTCCGCCCGCGCCCCCGGAAAGTCCGGGGTGCCGGGCGCGCGGAGCTGCACTCCTGGGATGTGCATTAAGCGGCGACGGGCGGGGGGCGGGTGCGGGGGGCGGTCAGGGGGAGCTCGAGCGTGTGAAACTCTGCCTCGAAGCTCGCTTTTGACTTGGTCCTATGAGCTGAGCCAACATGGCGTCTCCCATTGCACCGCGAGCGCCGGGCTGCCAGGCACGGCAGGGCCGGGTAATAGAAAACACATTggttaccaaaaagaaaaaaaaggggggggcggCTAAAGGCCATTCCATCTGCAGGCAGAAAACCCTCTTTTAAACTCTCTGGCGAGTGAGTGCGGTCCTCGATTATTCTGTAATTAAGGCAGAATTACTAGGGAACATATTGGTGACACAGTATCCCCTTCTCTGTTCGCCCCCTCCCCCTTATAATCCGGAGAGTTTATTTCAGGCCTCCCCTCCCAACAAGAACCAAATGAGAAAAAGTCTGTATCCTCAACCGTGATCTTAAATGTTTGAATGGtatagggggagggggagaggccaGTATTAACAGATCTCGGTCAGTTCTCGCGCTCATTAATGCAGGGGCTGCGCCGGGGTGTTGTGCCGGGGCCTCCTccgagctggggggtggggaccgGGCTGCGATCCCTGCCGGACGTGGGCACAACTTGCTGCTTGCATGGCAAACTTAGAGGAAAGCTGGCTTTCTGGGCGGAGGGCTGACTGGGGGTGCGCAGGGGCCGAGGGCTGGTTCCGGGCGGGCGGTCGCAGGCGCTAGAAATGTGTGAGCTGGCGTGGACGGCGCCCCTGACAGGAGCACTTCACAGCGGGGGATCCCCTTTATCTAATAGGTTTGAGAGGAGGCGAGGTCGGCCGTGGGACAGACCTGGCCGCCCAGAGAGGGTCTTCTGAGAGCTTCTGGAGAGACAGTGGCTTGGCCCGGGCTGAGCCTTCAGCCGACGGGGGAATCGCCCCTTACGTCCAACTGCAACTCCAGCCCAGGCCTGGAGACCCTTACCCTCAGCCGCCTGGGAGGGGAGTGAGGTACTCTGAATTCTGGGCCGCGTCAAGATTTATTGAAGTTAGGTTTAAAAAACGTGCTTCAGatgatttttcccattttctcagaTTTCAAAGGCTCCCTGCAGTGCGGCTGCCTAATTAATGGTGAAATTCAACTAAATCTAATTATGCAGTAATTTTAAAGCAGTTAGTGCTGGGCGTTGGTTTGTAATAGGACCccagttttttaaagtttgcttACTCTGTTGGTTTAGGGGAAAGCTATCTTTTGTAAGGCAAAGAAAGACGTGGAAATAGTTTTACTGCGTGAACTGGAGGGCTGAGAACGGCCCTCACCCCCTCCATTTCCATCCCCACTTCtatctcccttcccttctctctctctctttttttttcccctctctcaaACTCACGCTCAAAAACTGAGCGAGGTGCTAACCCAGCCAGGGGACCCGGTTTCATagccaaaggggaaagagaattTTTCATAAGGAGACACAAAGGGACTTGGTATCTGCCCTCTTGGACGCATCTGTAAATGCCCGAAAACAGGGAAGGGACTCTCATCTCTTCTAATAGAGAACAGATTTCCTCTCCTTAACATTCATTGTCATTAAGGCGAAAAGCTGACTCTTGGAGTTATAAATCTTATCGTCCTTCTGATAACACACTTGTAATAAGTTAGCGTCTTATTCAAAGTGAATTGTAAAACTGCCTCATTTAATATGGCATCTGTGTCATTAAAACttttcatccccccacc
Protein-coding regions in this window:
- the NR2F2 gene encoding COUP transcription factor 2 isoform X1 translates to MAMVVSTWRDPQDEVPGSQGSQASQAPPVPGPPPGAPHTPQTPGQGGPASTPAQTAAGGQGGPGGPGGDKQQQQQHIECVVCGDKSSGKHYGQFTCEGCKSFFKRSVRRNLSYTCRANRNCPIDQHHRNQCQYCRLKKCLKVGMRREAVQRGRMPPTQPTHGQFALTNGDPLNCHSYLSGYISLLLRAEPYPTSRFGSQCMQPNNIMGIENICELAARMLFSAVEWARNIPFFPDLQITDQVALLRLTWSELFVLNAAQCSMPLHVAPLLAAAGLHASPMSADRVVAFMDHIRIFQEQVEKLKALHVDSAEYSCLKAIVLFTSDACGLSDVAHVESLQEKSQCALEEYVRSQYPNQPTRFGKLLLRLPSLRTVSSSVIEQLFFVRLVGKTPIETLIRDMLLSGSSFNWPYMAIQ
- the NR2F2 gene encoding COUP transcription factor 2 isoform X2, yielding MQAVWDLEQGKYGFAVQRGRMPPTQPTHGQFALTNGDPLNCHSYLSGYISLLLRAEPYPTSRFGSQCMQPNNIMGIENICELAARMLFSAVEWARNIPFFPDLQITDQVALLRLTWSELFVLNAAQCSMPLHVAPLLAAAGLHASPMSADRVVAFMDHIRIFQEQVEKLKALHVDSAEYSCLKAIVLFTSDACGLSDVAHVESLQEKSQCALEEYVRSQYPNQPTRFGKLLLRLPSLRTVSSSVIEQLFFVRLVGKTPIETLIRDMLLSGSSFNWPYMAIQ